The Nitrospira sp. sequence CACACGGCATCATGACGTATCAGGAAGACGTCTCGAAGGTGGCGATGGCCCTGGCGGACTTTTCTGTCGAAGACGCGGATCAGCTGCGCAAGATCATCAGCAAGAAGCACAAACAACGGCAACTACAGGACTACTATCAGCAGTTTTGCCGCGGAGCAGAAAAGAATCATGCTTCACTGGAGATCATCGACAGAATCTGGAAGATGATCATGAGTTTCGCCGGCTACAGTTTTTGCAAACCTCATTCGGCCAGCTATGCGCAGGTGTCGTTCAAATCCGCGTATCTCCGAACTCACTATCCGGCGGAATTCATTGCCGCCGTCATCAGCAACCAGGGGGGCTTTTATTCGACTTTCGCATACGTCTCGGAGGCCAGGCGCATGGGATTGGCCATCCTCCTGCCGGACATCAACGCAAGCGATTGGGCCTACCGCGGTAAAGGCGAACGGCTGCGGATGGGCCTGATGCAGATCAAGACCATCCCTCAAGAGTTCGGCGAAAGAATTGTCGGGGAACGTACTCAGAATGGCTTCTATCGGTCGTTTCAGGATTTTCTGGGGCGTGTGAAGCCGGAGCCGGCGCATGCCAGAACATTGGTCCGCGCCGGCTGCTGTGACTCCATCGCCGGCGAGCTGACAAGACCGGCCTTGCTCTGGCGCCTGTACGCAGGAAGCGATTCCACGTCAAACCCCTTGCCGGTGCCCGACGACTATTCTGCTGTTCAGAAGCGGGCCCATGAAATCGAGTCGTTCGGATTTCTTGCCAGCCGCCATCCTTTGACCCTTTACCGCAAGCAGATCGAACAGCTCCGACCGGTGCCGGCCTCCCAGATGCATCGCTTCGTCGGCCAGCGCATCACGATGGTCGGCTTGCTAATCACGGAAAAGGCCGCTGAAACGAAGCACGGCCATGCCATGGAATTTATGACCCTCGAAGACGTCAGCGCACTGTACGACGTCACGCTGTTCCCCGACGTCTACCGCCGTTGCTGTCATCTGCTCTCGCCAAACCAACCATACGTGGTTCGTGGACTGGTAGAAGAAACATTCGGTGTCGTGACACTGACCGTGCATGATCTCCGACTCCTGGAACCGACCATGGGCGACATACGGGACCGGTTGAGCCGGCATGAATACGCTGGTAATTGATAGCACCCACCCAGCCCAATGAGCCGGAAACCCTTTTCGACGTGGATTCTGTGCTCTATAAATCCGCTGATGCCTACATCCTGTTAGTGAGCCGATTTCATCTTTAATCGGCTCATATTTAATGCTTTCCATGAGCCGATTAGCTGATATAATCGGCTCATGACGTACAATTGGCAGCAACCGGACTGGCCTGACTTTCAATATGACCTCTCTGGAATGGAGGAAGCTCTGTTCCAGCTTGCCGAAAAAACCGGTCGAGCCAGCGGGCTCCTCAAAGGACTGACAGCTGACGCGCAGATAGAGGCAATGATCGAAATGATGGTGGTTGAAGCGATCAAGACTTCTGCGATCGAAGGAGAGCTGCTGAGCCGAAAGGACGTCATGTCTTCGATCCGGAAGAATCTGGGGATAGAGACAGGCCAGCCTACCGGGGACAAACGCGCCCAAGGCACCGCCGCGCTGATGCTCGCGGTCCGCAACGGTTTCGCCGTTCCCCTGTCGAAGGAGACACTCTTCGAATGGCACCGCATGATCATGACTGGACACCGACACGTGGCTGCGGGGCAATGGCGAACCCATACTGAACCGATGCAGGTCGTATCCGGCGCAGTGGGACGTGAACAGGTGCATTTTGAAGCCCCGCCGTCGTCGCGCGTTCCGGAAGAAATGGCGCGGTTCATCCAATGGTTCAACGACACGGCGCCCGGTGGATCGAAAGAAATCCGCAAGGTCGCTGTGCGTTCTGCCATCGCCCACCTCTATTTCGAATCCATCCATCCCTTTGAAGACGGCAATGGGCGGATTGGAAGGGCATTGTCCGAAATGGCCTTGTCGCAGGGGCTCGGACAGCCTGCCTTACTCAGTCTGTCGCGAGCCATCGAAGCCACGCGGCGGGACTACTATGATGCGCTGAAAGTGGCGCAGCAGGCGAACGAAGTAACACCCTGGATCACATGGTTCGTCAACAAGGTCCTGGAGGCGCAGACTCAAGCTGAAGAACAGATTGATTTTACCCTGAAGAAGACGCGACTCTTTGACCGGTTTCGGGATCAACTCAACGACCGACAGACGAAGATTCTTCGCCGCATGCTGGAGGAAGGACCGAAAGGCTTCGAAGGAGGCATGAGCGCCAAGAAATACATGTCACTCACCGGCGCGTCAAAAGCGACCGCGACACGCGATTTGCAGGATCTGGCAGAGAAGGGCATCTTCGCGCCGGCCGGCGGCGGCCGGAGCACGCGTTACCAGATCAGCTTGTAGCCACACGACGAACAGTCAGAAGAAAACAGGTTTCACAATGACCTTAAGCCCTCCAGCCTTGAGGAAGGGGCGCTGGTGAGATCTCATCGAGGCTTCAGCGACATGAGTTGGACGCACGACGAGATGTAGGACGTGACGATCATGGACGAGGGAATCACCCGCTGCCCTTCGCGGAAGCACCGTTATGGTGAACCAAGCGATGGCAACAGGATTCGCGAGTGAATGACTAGACGTTAAATCTAAAGTAGACGATATCCGCTTCTTTGATGACGTAGTCTTTGCCTTCTAGGCGGAAGAGTCCCTTCTCCTTCACTTTCGCTTCCGTCCCGCAAGCCAGCAGATCGTCGTAGTGATAGACCTCGGCGCGGATGAA is a genomic window containing:
- a CDS encoding Fic family protein, giving the protein MTYNWQQPDWPDFQYDLSGMEEALFQLAEKTGRASGLLKGLTADAQIEAMIEMMVVEAIKTSAIEGELLSRKDVMSSIRKNLGIETGQPTGDKRAQGTAALMLAVRNGFAVPLSKETLFEWHRMIMTGHRHVAAGQWRTHTEPMQVVSGAVGREQVHFEAPPSSRVPEEMARFIQWFNDTAPGGSKEIRKVAVRSAIAHLYFESIHPFEDGNGRIGRALSEMALSQGLGQPALLSLSRAIEATRRDYYDALKVAQQANEVTPWITWFVNKVLEAQTQAEEQIDFTLKKTRLFDRFRDQLNDRQTKILRRMLEEGPKGFEGGMSAKKYMSLTGASKATATRDLQDLAEKGIFAPAGGGRSTRYQISL